In Candidatus Saccharibacteria bacterium, a single window of DNA contains:
- a CDS encoding RsmD family RNA methyltransferase, whose product MPRVHTGDYRGLNLKVANQGTRPLTDFARQGLFNTLGD is encoded by the coding sequence ATGCCAAGAGTCCATACTGGAGACTATAGGGGGCTAAATCTAAAAGTAGCCAACCAGGGTACTAGACCCTTAACCGACTTTGCTAGACAAGGATTATTTAATACACTTGGTGATAT